One genomic segment of Mesoterricola silvestris includes these proteins:
- the carA gene encoding glutamine-hydrolyzing carbamoyl-phosphate synthase small subunit: MLAHLILKDGECFRGDAPLGKGGSGEVVFTTAMAGYQEILTDPSFAGQMVCMTFPEQGVYGVHADLGEASRPWAAGFVCRRLSLHPDHTRAEGDLGSWLKRHRIPVITDVDTRALTQHVRDRGAQPGLIWTEADGSLAAGVAAASHLPDMSGQALAGEVSCDDRYEILRPGARFRVAVLDGGIKASILTQLSASGLDLEVFPWDAPASELTAARFHGLFLSNGPGDPAALPGMRREVEACIGRLPIFGICLGHQLLGQAFGGSTFKLKFGHRGANQPVLDLATRRIEITAQNHGFAVDEASLPPEIQVTHRHLSDDTVEGLRHRTLPIFSIQHHPEASPGPHDARGAFGRFIRMMEDHHA; encoded by the coding sequence ATGCTCGCGCACCTGATCCTGAAAGACGGTGAGTGCTTCAGAGGCGACGCCCCCCTTGGCAAGGGCGGGAGCGGCGAGGTGGTGTTCACCACCGCCATGGCCGGGTACCAGGAGATCCTCACGGATCCCAGCTTCGCGGGGCAGATGGTGTGCATGACCTTCCCGGAGCAGGGGGTCTACGGCGTCCACGCGGATCTGGGGGAGGCTTCGCGGCCCTGGGCGGCGGGCTTCGTGTGCCGGCGCCTCAGCCTCCACCCGGACCACACCCGGGCCGAGGGGGACCTGGGCAGCTGGCTCAAGCGCCACCGCATCCCGGTGATCACGGACGTGGACACCCGGGCCCTCACCCAGCACGTGCGGGACCGCGGGGCGCAGCCGGGGCTCATCTGGACCGAGGCCGACGGGTCCCTGGCGGCGGGGGTGGCCGCGGCCTCCCACCTGCCGGACATGTCCGGGCAGGCCCTGGCGGGGGAGGTGAGCTGCGACGACCGCTACGAGATCCTGCGGCCCGGGGCCCGGTTCCGGGTGGCGGTGCTGGACGGCGGCATCAAGGCCTCCATCCTCACCCAGCTCTCGGCCTCCGGCCTGGACCTGGAGGTCTTCCCCTGGGACGCCCCGGCTTCCGAGCTCACCGCGGCGCGCTTCCACGGGCTCTTCCTCAGCAACGGACCCGGGGATCCCGCGGCCCTGCCGGGCATGCGCCGGGAGGTGGAGGCCTGCATCGGGCGCCTTCCCATCTTCGGCATCTGCCTGGGGCACCAGCTCCTGGGCCAGGCCTTCGGGGGCAGCACCTTCAAGCTGAAGTTCGGGCACCGGGGGGCGAACCAGCCCGTGCTGGACCTGGCCACCCGCCGCATCGAGATCACGGCCCAGAACCACGGGTTCGCCGTGGACGAGGCCAGCCTCCCCCCGGAGATCCAGGTGACCCACCGCCACCTCTCCGACGACACCGTGGAGGGGCTCCGGCACCGCACCCTGCCCATCTTCAGCATCCAGCACCACCCGGAGGCCTCCCCGGGACCCCACGACGCGCGCGGGGCCTTCGGCAGGTTCATCCGCATGATGGAGGACCACCATGCCTAG
- the carB gene encoding carbamoyl-phosphate synthase large subunit, with amino-acid sequence MPRNPELTSVLVLGAGPIQIGQACEFDYSGTQALKALREEGVRTILLNSNPASIMTDPQRADATYLEPLNLAVLEKILERERPAALLPTVGGQTALNLAMEAHKAGLLERYGVRLIGAQPAAIDRGEDREQFKALMDELGLETCRGGFAHSMEEARAIAKITGFPAILRPSFTLGGSGGGIAYNVEDFEAIAQRGLDLSPIHQVLVEESILGWKEFELEVVRDLDDNVEIICGIENLDPMGIHTGDSITVAPILTLTDPEYQRMREAAKAVIRGVGVETGGSNIQFALDPVSGRMIVIEMNPRVSRSSALASKATGFPIAWVATKLALGYRLWELPNVITARTKAAFEPVLDYVVVKVPRFTFEKFPETEPVLGIQMKSVGETMAIGRSFQEALQKALRSLEEGHLGLAGALDGKLDLARLKEHLLTPGPQRIFWIYQALRAGHSIDELHRLTCISPWFLREMEEIVVLEGRLRGFPLERLPRELLEKGKRAGFTDSQIAAFCGTTEAAVAALREAMDLRHAVKRIDTCSGEFLAETPYLYQTWEERSEAPPTDRPKAIVLGSGPNRIGQGVEFDCCCVQAVEAIRAKGVEAILVNCNPETVSTDFDISDRLYFEPLVFEDVKAVVDREAAGGHLLGVFTQFGGQTPLKLAQRLEAAGVPLLGTAHKAIFDAEDRKRFGEVLGRLEIPAAPWGMAATPAQALAVAEKLGYPVMVRPSFVLGGRAMAIVFDDAGLEKYMREATLVSEDRPVLIDRYLENAQELDVDLVCDGGSAVIAGVMAHIEEAGVHSGDSYAVFPPLGVPEGILETVKAMSRALAFELGVRGLLNLQWALKDGVPYCLEANPRASRTVPFISKATGVNWAGVAARIGLGETLLEQGVRDGQALAVAVKGVVFPFAKFPGVDPVLGPEMRSTGEVMGVGETFGEAYAKALQAAHMVLPLSGTVFLSVNDQDKPHLPELVKRLASLGFGLCATDGTARSLEAAGYRVRRIHKVNEGRPNAVDLLKNGEIQWVVNTPHGKNAFVDEDSIRRQSLRLKIPCVTNMSAALAACEAVETLRGEVRVRNLQELGGRI; translated from the coding sequence ATGCCTAGGAACCCCGAGCTCACCTCCGTCCTGGTCCTGGGCGCCGGCCCCATCCAGATCGGCCAGGCCTGCGAATTCGACTACTCCGGCACCCAGGCCCTCAAGGCCCTGCGGGAGGAGGGGGTGCGCACCATCCTCCTGAACTCCAACCCCGCCAGCATCATGACCGACCCCCAGCGGGCCGACGCCACCTACCTGGAGCCCCTGAACCTGGCGGTGCTTGAGAAGATCCTCGAACGGGAGCGCCCCGCGGCGCTGCTGCCCACCGTGGGGGGCCAGACCGCCCTGAACCTGGCCATGGAGGCCCACAAGGCCGGCCTGCTGGAGCGGTACGGGGTGCGCCTCATCGGCGCCCAGCCCGCGGCCATCGACCGCGGCGAGGACCGGGAGCAGTTCAAGGCCCTCATGGACGAGCTGGGGCTGGAGACCTGCCGGGGCGGCTTCGCCCACTCCATGGAGGAGGCCCGGGCCATCGCGAAGATCACGGGCTTCCCCGCCATCCTTCGCCCCTCCTTCACCCTGGGCGGCTCCGGCGGGGGAATCGCCTACAACGTGGAGGACTTCGAGGCCATCGCCCAGCGGGGCCTGGACCTGAGCCCCATCCACCAGGTGCTGGTGGAGGAGAGCATCCTGGGCTGGAAGGAATTCGAGCTGGAAGTGGTGCGGGACCTGGACGACAACGTGGAGATCATCTGCGGCATCGAGAACCTGGACCCCATGGGCATCCACACCGGCGACAGCATCACCGTGGCCCCCATCCTCACCCTCACGGACCCGGAGTACCAGCGCATGCGCGAGGCCGCCAAGGCCGTCATCCGCGGCGTGGGGGTCGAGACCGGCGGCAGCAACATCCAGTTCGCCCTGGACCCGGTCTCGGGCCGCATGATCGTCATCGAGATGAACCCCCGGGTCTCGCGGTCCTCCGCCCTGGCCAGCAAGGCCACGGGCTTCCCCATCGCCTGGGTGGCCACGAAGCTGGCCCTGGGCTACCGCCTGTGGGAGCTGCCCAACGTCATCACCGCCCGCACCAAGGCCGCCTTCGAACCGGTGCTGGACTACGTGGTGGTCAAGGTGCCCCGCTTCACCTTCGAGAAGTTCCCCGAGACCGAGCCGGTGCTGGGCATCCAGATGAAGAGCGTGGGGGAGACCATGGCCATCGGCCGCAGCTTCCAGGAGGCCCTGCAGAAGGCCCTGCGCAGCCTGGAGGAGGGCCACCTGGGCCTCGCCGGCGCCCTGGACGGCAAGCTGGACCTGGCGCGGCTCAAGGAGCACCTCCTGACCCCCGGCCCCCAGCGGATCTTCTGGATCTACCAGGCCCTGCGGGCCGGCCATTCCATCGACGAGCTGCACCGCCTCACCTGCATCTCGCCCTGGTTCCTGCGGGAGATGGAGGAGATCGTCGTGCTGGAGGGGCGCCTGCGGGGCTTCCCCCTGGAGCGGCTCCCCCGCGAACTGCTGGAGAAGGGCAAGCGCGCCGGGTTCACGGATTCCCAGATCGCCGCCTTCTGCGGCACCACCGAGGCCGCGGTGGCCGCCCTGCGGGAGGCCATGGACCTGCGCCACGCCGTCAAGCGCATCGACACCTGCTCCGGGGAATTCCTGGCCGAGACGCCCTACCTCTACCAGACCTGGGAGGAGCGCAGCGAGGCCCCCCCCACGGACCGGCCCAAGGCCATCGTCCTGGGCAGCGGCCCCAACCGCATCGGCCAGGGGGTGGAGTTCGACTGCTGCTGCGTGCAGGCCGTGGAGGCCATCCGGGCCAAGGGGGTGGAGGCGATCCTCGTCAACTGCAATCCCGAGACCGTGAGCACGGACTTCGACATCTCCGACCGCCTCTACTTCGAGCCCCTGGTCTTCGAGGACGTGAAGGCGGTGGTGGACCGGGAGGCCGCGGGCGGCCACCTGCTGGGGGTCTTCACCCAGTTCGGCGGCCAGACCCCCCTCAAGCTGGCCCAGAGGCTGGAGGCCGCGGGCGTGCCGCTGCTGGGCACCGCCCACAAGGCCATCTTCGACGCCGAGGACCGCAAGCGCTTCGGCGAGGTGCTGGGCAGGCTGGAGATCCCGGCGGCCCCCTGGGGCATGGCCGCCACCCCCGCCCAGGCCCTGGCCGTGGCCGAGAAGCTGGGCTACCCCGTCATGGTCCGGCCCAGCTTCGTGCTGGGGGGCCGGGCCATGGCCATCGTCTTCGACGACGCGGGCCTGGAGAAGTACATGCGCGAGGCCACCCTGGTGAGCGAGGACCGCCCCGTGCTCATCGACCGCTACCTGGAGAACGCCCAGGAACTGGACGTGGACCTGGTGTGCGACGGCGGAAGCGCCGTCATCGCCGGGGTCATGGCCCACATCGAGGAGGCCGGGGTGCACTCCGGCGATTCCTACGCCGTCTTCCCGCCCCTGGGCGTGCCCGAAGGCATCCTGGAGACCGTCAAGGCCATGAGCCGGGCCCTGGCCTTCGAACTGGGGGTGCGCGGCCTGCTGAACCTCCAGTGGGCCCTCAAGGACGGGGTGCCGTACTGCCTGGAGGCCAATCCCCGGGCCAGCCGCACCGTGCCCTTCATCTCCAAGGCCACCGGGGTGAACTGGGCCGGGGTGGCCGCGCGCATCGGCCTGGGCGAAACCCTGCTCGAGCAGGGCGTCCGGGACGGCCAGGCCCTGGCCGTGGCCGTCAAGGGCGTGGTGTTCCCCTTCGCCAAGTTCCCGGGGGTGGACCCGGTGCTGGGCCCCGAGATGCGGTCCACGGGCGAGGTGATGGGGGTGGGCGAGACCTTCGGCGAGGCCTACGCCAAGGCCCTCCAGGCCGCCCACATGGTCCTGCCCCTTTCCGGCACGGTCTTCCTGAGCGTCAACGACCAGGACAAGCCCCACCTCCCCGAGCTGGTCAAGCGCCTGGCCAGCCTGGGCTTCGGCCTCTGCGCCACGGACGGCACCGCCCGGAGCCTGGAGGCCGCCGGCTACCGGGTGCGGCGCATCCACAAGGTGAACGAGGGGCGCCCCAACGCCGTGGACCTCCTGAAGAACGGCGAGATCCAGTGGGTGGTGAACACGCCCCACGGCAAGAACGCCTTCGTGGACGAGGACAGCATCCGCCGCCAGTCCCTGCGCCTCAAGATCCCCTGCGTCACCAACATGAGCGCCGCGCTGGCGGCGTGCGAGGCGGTGGAGACCCTGCGGGGCGAGGTGCGGGTGCGCAACCTCCAGGAACTGGGCGGCCGCATCTGA
- the dacB gene encoding D-alanyl-D-alanine carboxypeptidase/D-alanyl-D-alanine endopeptidase — translation MAAPGKALLLALILAPGAFAQPLAARLQALLQGPRFEASRVGVSVVSLDTGLPVFEQDAGKFFVPASNAKLFTCAMALCRLGPERRIRTSVLAGARPGPGGVLKGDLVLYGRGDPMLLARDHGYPGTPDPFEALAAQVALAGVREVRGDVVGDDSFFRTRPFGSGWESGDRDYAFGADVSALTVHDNMVDLRVYPGRDGGPCFLFPMPGLGLLPLRNLTTTGPGPAPRALWEGEELVVSGALARDAAPATLAVPVRRPALFAAGLLRRALERHGVRVMGGTAARTSTAPVELAFVESPAVRDLVRTTLKDSVNLYAQLLLLQAGGSEEAGLAALAAFLKEAGIAPGDVLLEEGAGLSRKDLVKPRALTALLKHMATRPEGAAFADALPLAAVDGTLRNRMGDSPAAANTRAKTGTLRNTHALAGYVTTAGGERLAFAILLNNHVSPAPTADIDALANLLAGQP, via the coding sequence ATGGCCGCCCCCGGAAAAGCCCTCCTCCTCGCCCTGATCCTGGCCCCGGGGGCCTTCGCCCAGCCCCTGGCGGCGCGGCTCCAGGCCCTCCTCCAGGGCCCGCGCTTCGAGGCGTCCCGGGTGGGGGTGTCGGTGGTGTCCCTGGACACGGGGCTCCCGGTCTTCGAGCAGGACGCGGGCAAGTTCTTCGTGCCGGCCAGCAACGCCAAGCTCTTCACCTGCGCCATGGCCCTGTGCCGGCTGGGGCCGGAGCGGCGGATCCGCACCTCGGTGCTGGCCGGGGCCCGGCCCGGCCCCGGCGGCGTCCTCAAGGGCGACCTGGTCCTCTACGGCCGCGGCGACCCCATGCTCCTGGCCCGGGACCACGGCTACCCCGGCACCCCGGATCCCTTCGAGGCCCTGGCGGCCCAGGTTGCCCTGGCCGGGGTGCGGGAGGTGCGGGGGGACGTGGTGGGCGACGACAGCTTCTTCCGCACCCGGCCCTTCGGGTCGGGCTGGGAGAGCGGGGACCGGGACTACGCCTTCGGGGCGGACGTGTCGGCCCTCACCGTGCACGACAACATGGTGGACCTGCGCGTCTACCCGGGGCGCGACGGGGGGCCCTGCTTCCTGTTCCCCATGCCGGGCCTGGGCCTCCTGCCCCTGCGCAACCTCACCACCACGGGCCCGGGCCCCGCGCCCCGCGCCCTCTGGGAGGGGGAGGAACTGGTCGTCTCCGGCGCCCTCGCCCGGGACGCGGCGCCCGCGACCCTGGCGGTTCCGGTGCGGCGCCCCGCCCTCTTCGCGGCCGGGCTCCTGCGCCGGGCCCTGGAACGCCACGGGGTGCGCGTCATGGGCGGAACCGCCGCCCGCACCTCGACGGCCCCGGTGGAGCTGGCCTTCGTGGAATCGCCCGCCGTCCGGGACCTGGTGCGGACCACCCTCAAGGACTCCGTCAATCTCTATGCCCAGCTCCTCCTGCTCCAGGCGGGGGGTTCCGAGGAGGCGGGACTGGCCGCCCTGGCCGCGTTCCTGAAGGAGGCCGGCATCGCCCCGGGGGACGTGCTGCTTGAGGAGGGCGCCGGCCTCTCCCGCAAGGACCTGGTCAAGCCCCGGGCCCTGACGGCCCTCCTGAAGCACATGGCCACCCGCCCCGAAGGGGCCGCCTTCGCCGACGCCCTGCCCCTGGCGGCGGTGGACGGCACCCTGCGCAACCGCATGGGGGATTCCCCCGCCGCGGCCAACACCCGGGCCAAGACGGGCACCCTGCGCAACACCCATGCCCTGGCCGGCTACGTCACCACCGCCGGGGGGGAGCGCCTGGCCTTCGCCATCCTCCTCAACAACCATGTTTCCCCGGCCCCGACGGCCGACATCGACGCCCTGGCGAACCTCCTGGCTGGGCAGCCTTGA
- a CDS encoding phosphoribosylanthranilate isomerase yields MRLAPLPFVKICCISSLDEARLAVACGASALGLVSAMPSGPGVIGDDLVARIAAAVPPPIATFLLTARQDADGILRQHRRCRTTTIQLVDRVPPADLRKLRQELPGIRIVQVVHVTGEAALAEARALEGLVDALLLDSGNPALAVKELGGTGRTHDWGLSRAIVEATTLPVFLAGGLNPRNIAQAVALVRPFGVDLCSGVRRGGRLDATKLEMFFAALRAGA; encoded by the coding sequence GTGCGCCTTGCCCCCCTGCCCTTCGTGAAGATCTGCTGCATTTCCAGCCTCGACGAGGCGAGGCTGGCGGTCGCCTGCGGGGCCTCGGCCCTGGGCCTGGTGTCGGCCATGCCCAGCGGGCCCGGGGTCATCGGGGACGACCTTGTGGCCAGGATCGCGGCGGCCGTGCCGCCCCCCATCGCCACCTTCCTCCTCACGGCCCGCCAGGACGCCGACGGGATCCTCCGGCAGCACCGCCGCTGCCGCACCACCACGATCCAGTTGGTGGACCGGGTGCCCCCGGCGGACCTGCGCAAGCTCCGGCAGGAATTGCCGGGGATCCGCATCGTCCAGGTGGTCCACGTCACCGGGGAGGCCGCCCTGGCCGAGGCCCGGGCCCTGGAGGGGCTGGTGGACGCCCTCCTGCTGGATTCCGGGAACCCGGCCCTGGCCGTCAAGGAGCTGGGGGGCACCGGGCGCACCCACGACTGGGGGCTGAGCCGGGCCATCGTGGAGGCCACCACCCTGCCGGTGTTCCTGGCCGGGGGCCTGAACCCCCGCAACATCGCCCAGGCCGTGGCCCTGGTGCGGCCCTTCGGGGTGGATCTGTGCAGCGGGGTGCGCCGGGGCGGCCGCCTCGACGCCACCAAGCTGGAGATGTTCTTCGCGGCCCTCCGGGCAGGGGCCTGA
- a CDS encoding 30S ribosomal protein S1: MSQLSTLIKGKGSKQMGRITVLDATMLEDETPDSQEFLDALQGETRALREEEVVRGMVVEIRGKDVIIDIGYKGSGTVNIDEFNNPDGTVGVAVGDVVEVLLEHLEDQNGNVRLSRERAEKMKIWDEVEKAFRANLTVHGVVLEKVKGGLAVDIGIRAFLPGSQVDTKPVRNLDPYLGKSFDMKVIKVNRRRGNIVLSRKLFLETINANMKEETLAGLEEGKLVEGTVKNITEYGAFVDLGGVDGLLHITDMSWGRLNHPSEMFQVGDKVEVAILKYDKETERVSLGYKQKFADPWLTVEDRYPVNATVKGKVVSITDYGAFVELEPGVEGLVHVSEMSWTKKVKSAKGMVNLGDMVEAQILQVDPESRRISLGMKQITPNPWMEVAEKYNIGQIVTGLVRNITEFGAFVELEEGIDGLIHVSDFSWTKKIKHPGEIVKKGDSVTAKVLSLDPLNQRMSLGVKQMEPNVWEIFFEGHHVGDTIVGRIARLTDFGAFVDLGEGIEGLVHVSELSRKRVEEITKEFAAGQELTMKIVKLDPTEHRIGLSVKQYEMDAERGEIETAKNLQPFKKATLADAFKNVERED; the protein is encoded by the coding sequence ATGTCCCAACTTTCAACACTCATCAAGGGCAAAGGCTCCAAGCAGATGGGCCGCATCACGGTGCTGGACGCCACCATGCTGGAGGACGAGACCCCTGATTCCCAGGAGTTCCTCGACGCCCTTCAGGGTGAGACCCGCGCGCTCCGCGAGGAAGAGGTGGTCCGCGGCATGGTCGTGGAGATCCGCGGCAAGGATGTCATCATCGACATCGGCTACAAGGGCTCGGGCACGGTCAACATCGATGAGTTCAACAACCCCGACGGCACCGTCGGCGTCGCCGTGGGCGACGTGGTCGAAGTGCTCCTGGAGCACCTCGAGGACCAGAACGGCAACGTCCGCCTCTCCCGCGAGCGCGCGGAGAAGATGAAGATCTGGGACGAGGTGGAGAAGGCCTTCCGCGCCAACCTCACCGTCCACGGCGTCGTGCTGGAGAAGGTCAAGGGCGGCCTGGCCGTGGACATCGGCATCCGGGCCTTCCTCCCCGGTTCGCAGGTGGACACCAAGCCCGTGCGCAACCTGGACCCCTACCTCGGCAAGTCCTTCGACATGAAGGTCATCAAGGTGAACCGCCGCCGGGGCAACATCGTCCTGAGCCGCAAGCTCTTCCTCGAGACCATCAACGCGAACATGAAGGAAGAGACCCTGGCCGGCCTGGAAGAGGGCAAGCTGGTGGAAGGCACCGTCAAGAACATCACCGAGTACGGGGCCTTCGTGGACCTGGGCGGCGTGGACGGCCTGCTGCACATCACCGACATGTCCTGGGGCCGCCTGAACCACCCCTCCGAGATGTTCCAGGTGGGCGACAAGGTCGAGGTCGCCATCCTCAAGTACGACAAGGAGACCGAGCGCGTCAGCCTGGGCTACAAGCAGAAGTTCGCTGATCCCTGGCTCACCGTCGAGGACCGCTACCCCGTCAACGCCACGGTCAAGGGCAAGGTCGTCTCCATCACCGACTACGGCGCATTCGTGGAGCTCGAGCCCGGCGTCGAGGGCCTGGTGCACGTGTCCGAGATGAGCTGGACCAAGAAGGTCAAGTCCGCCAAGGGCATGGTCAACCTCGGCGACATGGTGGAGGCCCAGATCCTGCAGGTGGATCCCGAGAGCCGCCGCATCAGCCTGGGCATGAAGCAGATCACCCCCAATCCCTGGATGGAGGTGGCCGAGAAGTACAACATCGGCCAGATCGTCACCGGCCTGGTGCGCAACATCACCGAGTTCGGCGCCTTCGTGGAGCTGGAGGAGGGCATCGACGGCCTGATCCACGTGTCCGACTTCAGCTGGACCAAGAAGATCAAGCACCCCGGCGAGATCGTGAAGAAGGGCGACAGCGTCACCGCCAAGGTCCTCAGCCTGGATCCCCTGAACCAGCGCATGAGCCTGGGCGTCAAGCAGATGGAGCCCAACGTCTGGGAGATCTTCTTCGAAGGCCACCACGTGGGCGACACCATCGTCGGCCGCATCGCGCGCCTCACCGACTTCGGGGCCTTCGTGGACCTGGGCGAGGGCATCGAGGGCCTGGTGCACGTCTCCGAGCTGAGCCGCAAGCGCGTGGAGGAGATCACCAAGGAATTCGCCGCCGGCCAGGAGCTGACGATGAAGATCGTCAAGCTGGATCCCACCGAGCACCGCATCGGCCTCTCCGTGAAGCAGTACGAGATGGACGCGGAGCGCGGCGAGATCGAGACCGCCAAGAACCTGCAGCCCTTCAAGAAGGCCACCCTGGCCGACGCGTTCAAGAACGTCGAGCGCGAAGACTAG
- a CDS encoding OmpA family protein, translating into MGFRATPAAPGASGQAVVRGEDGRMRVHAHFNGLEPATRFGAGYLTYVLWAISPQGRPVNLGEVVAVRGKAHLDAISPFPSFGLVLTAEPHFAVTRVSGAVVLENQPVRGMRPVLEAVETPYETGPATGPVPGAPGPRDPAAPPYVLQARNALRIAQAEGADAFAPVPYRAAAESLARMESEKRPAGKGAVLAARRAVLHAEDARICAQAQREALTLARERETAEELRASLEAARAQADSARAAADSEARGKEREITKAQREVRRQLVEQLNRLLQTRETETGLLATLTDVAFPSGSSRLSAPARVNLARVAGILLTRPGLRICVLGHTDATGRPALNARLSLQRAMAVRNFLAEQGLPQDSLQSQGLASSRPVASNATAEGRTRNRRVELAVSGSPIGM; encoded by the coding sequence ATGGGTTTCCGCGCAACCCCCGCGGCCCCCGGCGCCTCGGGCCAGGCGGTGGTGCGGGGAGAGGACGGCCGCATGCGCGTCCACGCCCACTTCAACGGCCTGGAGCCCGCCACCCGGTTCGGCGCCGGGTACCTCACCTACGTGCTGTGGGCCATCTCCCCCCAGGGCCGGCCGGTGAACCTGGGGGAGGTGGTGGCGGTGCGCGGAAAGGCCCACCTGGACGCCATCTCCCCCTTCCCGTCCTTCGGCCTGGTCCTCACGGCGGAACCCCACTTCGCCGTCACCCGGGTGAGCGGTGCGGTGGTGCTGGAGAACCAGCCGGTGCGGGGCATGCGGCCCGTGCTGGAGGCCGTGGAGACCCCGTACGAAACCGGGCCGGCAACCGGTCCGGTTCCCGGCGCCCCCGGGCCCCGGGACCCCGCCGCGCCCCCGTACGTCCTCCAGGCCCGCAACGCCCTGCGCATCGCCCAGGCGGAGGGGGCCGACGCCTTCGCCCCGGTGCCCTACCGCGCGGCCGCGGAATCCCTGGCCCGCATGGAATCGGAAAAGCGTCCGGCGGGGAAGGGGGCCGTCCTGGCCGCGCGTCGGGCCGTGCTCCACGCGGAGGACGCCCGGATCTGCGCCCAGGCGCAGAGGGAGGCCCTCACGCTGGCGCGGGAGCGGGAGACCGCCGAGGAACTGCGCGCCAGCCTGGAGGCCGCCCGGGCCCAGGCGGATTCCGCCCGGGCCGCCGCGGACAGCGAAGCCCGGGGCAAGGAACGGGAGATCACCAAGGCCCAGCGGGAGGTCCGCCGCCAGCTGGTGGAACAGCTCAACCGCCTGCTCCAGACCCGGGAGACGGAAACCGGCCTCCTGGCCACGCTCACGGATGTGGCCTTCCCCTCGGGAAGCAGCCGCCTGTCGGCGCCCGCCCGGGTGAACCTGGCCCGGGTGGCCGGCATCCTCCTCACCCGTCCGGGCCTGCGGATCTGCGTCCTGGGCCACACCGACGCCACCGGGCGTCCCGCCCTGAACGCCCGCCTTTCCCTCCAGCGGGCCATGGCCGTGCGGAACTTCCTGGCCGAACAGGGCCTTCCCCAGGACAGCCTCCAGTCCCAGGGCCTGGCCAGTTCCCGCCCCGTGGCCTCCAATGCAACCGCCGAGGGGCGCACCCGCAACCGCCGCGTGGAACTGGCCGTCAGCGGAAGCCCCATCGGAATGTGA
- the trhA gene encoding PAQR family membrane homeostasis protein TrhA, producing the protein MQAHPEADGPAAEFANSFTHGLGAVLGVAALVVMVVEASLHGTARDIVGAATFGSSLVLLYTMSTLYHSFRGPRVKFVFKILDHNAIFILIAGTYTPFCLRTLPSGWGWSIFGVIWGLAVLGIVFKSIFIRRLSWLSLAVYLGMGWIVVVAARPLAQHLSPAGIFWLGAGGLFYTLGTVFYGWKSLKFHHAVWHLFVLGGSACHVVSVLFFVIPRAA; encoded by the coding sequence ATGCAAGCCCACCCCGAAGCCGACGGACCCGCCGCAGAATTCGCCAACAGCTTCACCCACGGCCTGGGCGCCGTCCTGGGCGTGGCCGCCCTGGTGGTCATGGTGGTGGAGGCGAGCCTCCACGGCACCGCCCGGGACATCGTGGGCGCGGCCACCTTCGGGAGCTCCCTGGTGCTGCTCTACACCATGAGCACGCTCTACCATTCCTTCCGGGGCCCCCGGGTGAAGTTCGTCTTCAAGATCCTGGACCACAACGCCATCTTCATCCTCATCGCCGGCACCTACACCCCCTTCTGCCTGCGCACCCTGCCCAGCGGCTGGGGCTGGAGCATCTTCGGGGTGATCTGGGGCCTGGCGGTGCTGGGCATCGTCTTCAAGAGCATCTTCATCCGCCGCCTGTCCTGGCTGAGCCTGGCGGTGTACCTGGGCATGGGGTGGATCGTGGTGGTCGCCGCCAGGCCCCTGGCCCAGCACCTGTCCCCGGCGGGCATCTTCTGGCTGGGCGCGGGCGGGCTGTTCTACACGCTGGGCACGGTTTTCTACGGGTGGAAGAGCCTCAAGTTCCACCATGCGGTGTGGCATCTCTTCGTGCTGGGCGGCAGCGCCTGCCACGTGGTGTCGGTGCTGTTCTTCGTCATCCCCCGGGCCGCCTAG
- a CDS encoding helix-turn-helix domain-containing protein has protein sequence MAGLEGLPGFGRWGASLDVLVGHPGPLWIYGEAGCGLTTLGAFLARGRGAAFQDDAEGLGPEALAAWIQAHPSGVLASHLAPEDPAVARAASHCLPFRLPSLEDEEDDLDRCFWIMAKEEGVSGPLPPLLTALPCPGNLRGLRNRLVRWKLLGQLPEDAAPRLPLADSEDLAANLHVLERLLLHRALRRSYGNRVEAAKRLGVSRRHLYLLIARHGDPVRGEAPTAEGPKRLLRGQNSCIPDPHR, from the coding sequence ATGGCGGGCCTGGAGGGACTGCCCGGGTTCGGGAGGTGGGGCGCCTCCCTGGACGTGCTGGTGGGCCATCCCGGGCCCCTGTGGATCTACGGCGAGGCGGGCTGCGGCCTCACGACCCTGGGGGCCTTCCTGGCCCGGGGGCGCGGCGCCGCCTTCCAGGACGACGCGGAAGGCCTGGGCCCGGAGGCGCTGGCCGCCTGGATCCAGGCACACCCCTCGGGCGTGCTGGCCTCCCACCTGGCGCCGGAGGACCCCGCGGTGGCGCGGGCGGCCTCCCACTGCCTCCCCTTCCGCCTCCCCAGCCTCGAGGACGAGGAGGACGACCTGGACCGCTGCTTCTGGATCATGGCCAAGGAGGAGGGCGTCAGCGGTCCCCTGCCCCCGCTTCTCACGGCCCTGCCCTGCCCCGGCAACCTCCGCGGGCTCCGCAACCGCCTGGTGCGGTGGAAACTCCTGGGCCAGCTGCCCGAGGACGCCGCCCCGCGGCTGCCTCTCGCCGACAGCGAGGACCTCGCCGCCAACCTCCACGTGCTGGAGCGGCTCCTCCTGCACCGCGCCCTGCGGCGCAGCTACGGCAACCGGGTGGAGGCCGCCAAGCGCCTGGGGGTCAGCCGCCGGCACCTCTACCTCCTCATCGCCCGCCACGGCGATCCCGTGCGGGGCGAAGCCCCCACGGCCGAAGGACCAAAAAGGCTCCTGCGCGGACAAAACTCCTGCATCCCGGACCCACACCGATAA